One Leishmania major strain Friedlin complete genome, chromosome 29 DNA segment encodes these proteins:
- a CDS encoding conserved hypothetical protein (previous protein_id=AAZ09697.1) — MVTVPSASPKPKRAESIDAATTLLYVPLTFSLTLIPPPRPQDVGKLVVVLDLDETLVYSRDNTVYKRPGVVQLLRTLKGKCEVIVWTAGTREYALDVIRTIDSVCAVQYCVYRHPMWWTGDIGCTKDLRLLGRPMDRVLLVDNTPSVFRANPLNSLLVEDFIVPHPRAYNAQEKTLLVLADIFEHVFRRFTSPCIADVLASKRISRQAIRLERGEFVDLNVLTPI; from the coding sequence ATGGTTACTGTACCTAGCGCATCTCCCAAGCCAAAGCGCGCGGAGAGTATCGACGCCGCGACCACGCTTCTTTACGTGCCGCTGACGTTTTCACTTACCTTAATCCCACCTCCCCGGCCGCAGGATGTCGGCAAGCTCGTGGTTGTGTTAGATCTCGACGAGACTCTTGTGTATAGCCGCGACAACACCGTCTATAAGCGTCCTGGTGTGGTACAGCTGCTGAGGACGCTGAAGGGCAAGTGTGAGGTTATTGTGTGGACGGCCGGAACGCGAGAGTACGCACTGGATGTGATTCGCACCATCGACTCGGTTTGCGCCGTGCAGTACTGCGTCTACCGCCACCCCATGTGGTGGACGGGCGACATAGGTTGCACAAAGGACCTTCGTCTGTTAGGCCGCCCCATGGATCGAGTACTCCTCGTAGACAACACCCCCAGCGTGTTCCGTGCAAACCCGCTCAACTCTCTTCTCGTCGAGGACTTTATTGTGCCACACCCGAGAGCGTACAACGCACAGGAGAAGACGCTGTTGGTGTTGGCTGACATCTTCGAGCATGTGTTCCGCCGTTTCACCTCGCCATGCATCGCCGACGTGCTGGCGAGCAAGCGTATCAGCCGGCAAGCCATCCGACTGGAGCGGGGCGAATTTGTGGATCTCAACGTCCTCACCCCTATTTGA